A stretch of Lysobacter sp. K5869 DNA encodes these proteins:
- a CDS encoding META and DUF4377 domain-containing protein — protein MKIQRHLVLAAALSTVLLAACAAPSTSPDATAAKPADGAAPAAVKADPAPAASVDLRGYTWNLDTATDAAGKPIALLQREGKYGLKLSFNGDKLGVSGGCNHIGAGFKLAGDRIEIGEFQTTLMACQDQRLMQMDTAISEQLKGNAGFAIEGEAPAPRLLLTTASGAKLALSGEPTAETRYGGPGATVFLEVDSQLRDCPHPLMPNHQCLWARERKYDANGVVVKPEGEWQFLYQDIEGYTHEAGIRNVVRVKKFDIKNPPADASSVAYVLDMVVESESVQASKPKGK, from the coding sequence ATGAAAATCCAACGCCACCTCGTTCTCGCCGCCGCGCTGTCGACCGTCCTGCTCGCCGCCTGCGCCGCGCCCTCCACCTCGCCCGACGCCACCGCCGCCAAACCCGCCGACGGCGCCGCGCCGGCCGCGGTCAAGGCCGATCCGGCGCCGGCCGCCAGCGTCGATCTGCGCGGCTACACCTGGAATCTCGACACCGCCACCGACGCCGCCGGCAAGCCCATCGCGCTGCTGCAGCGCGAAGGCAAGTACGGCCTGAAGCTGAGCTTCAACGGCGACAAGCTCGGCGTGTCCGGCGGCTGCAACCACATCGGCGCGGGCTTCAAGCTCGCCGGCGACCGCATCGAGATCGGCGAATTCCAAACCACGCTGATGGCCTGCCAAGACCAGCGCCTGATGCAGATGGACACCGCGATCAGCGAACAGCTCAAGGGCAACGCCGGCTTCGCCATCGAAGGCGAAGCGCCGGCGCCGCGCCTGCTGCTGACCACCGCCAGCGGCGCCAAGCTCGCGCTGAGCGGCGAGCCGACCGCGGAAACCCGCTACGGCGGTCCGGGCGCGACCGTGTTCCTGGAAGTGGATTCGCAGCTGCGCGACTGCCCGCACCCGCTGATGCCGAACCACCAGTGCCTGTGGGCGCGCGAACGCAAGTACGACGCCAACGGCGTGGTGGTGAAGCCGGAAGGCGAGTGGCAGTTCCTGTATCAAGACATCGAGGGCTACACCCACGAAGCCGGCATCCGCAACGTGGTGCGGGTGAAGAAGTTCGACATCAAGAACCCGCCGGCCGACGCATCGTCGGTGGCCTACGTGCTCGACATGGTGGTCGAGAGCGAATCGGTGCAGGCGTCGAAGCCGAAGGGCAAGTAA
- a CDS encoding META domain-containing protein produces the protein MLDLVRRIPRGSGRPLLRALTCAAAGSVLLACAAAESGTQSAATAQPGETPPAAATLPPPPPMPAKPLQPPAPPLPAAPAANQGLEGYRWQVLTATGPDDRPIPELQPDRHLQIYLQFGPNKRLSITGQCGDMFGAYRIDGDRIEAPDTAQTTVGCLDARASGAATPARVHLSPPFRFALDGEGVRQRLRLTSSDGSRFVLQTTDAVWGARALPLVLEIAPDERNCDDVFGEPRCLWVRRLSTDAQLRPVSDWYRFADAIRDYRHRPGTHEALVLDYYAPPPGSHPMRRGTYLVQRTIPLAGAVAPSAPAHAPDTRDPGKTASAKAVHENR, from the coding sequence ATGCTCGACTTAGTCCGCCGTATCCCTCGCGGCTCCGGCCGCCCCCTGCTGCGCGCGCTGACGTGCGCCGCGGCCGGCAGCGTCCTGCTCGCTTGCGCCGCGGCCGAAAGCGGCACGCAATCGGCCGCGACCGCGCAACCCGGCGAGACGCCGCCCGCCGCGGCGACCCTGCCGCCACCGCCGCCGATGCCGGCTAAACCGTTGCAGCCGCCGGCGCCGCCGCTGCCGGCCGCGCCGGCCGCCAACCAGGGCCTGGAGGGCTATCGCTGGCAGGTGCTGACCGCGACCGGCCCCGACGACCGGCCGATTCCGGAACTGCAACCCGACCGACACCTGCAGATCTATTTGCAGTTCGGCCCGAACAAGCGCTTGAGCATCACCGGCCAATGCGGCGATATGTTCGGCGCCTACCGCATCGACGGCGACCGGATCGAAGCGCCCGACACCGCGCAAACGACGGTCGGCTGTCTGGACGCGCGCGCCTCCGGCGCCGCGACTCCGGCGCGCGTCCACCTGTCGCCGCCGTTCCGCTTCGCCCTCGACGGCGAGGGCGTACGCCAGCGCCTGCGCCTGACCAGCAGCGACGGCTCGCGCTTCGTGCTGCAGACCACCGACGCGGTATGGGGCGCGCGGGCGCTGCCGCTGGTGTTGGAGATCGCGCCGGACGAACGCAACTGCGACGACGTTTTCGGCGAACCGCGCTGCCTGTGGGTGCGCCGTCTGAGCACCGACGCGCAACTGCGCCCGGTCTCGGACTGGTACCGCTTCGCCGACGCGATCCGCGATTACCGCCATCGGCCCGGCACGCACGAGGCGTTGGTGTTGGATTACTACGCGCCGCCGCCGGGCTCGCATCCGATGCGCCGCGGTACCTATCTCGTGCAGCGCACGATCCCCCTCGCCGGCGCGGTCGCGCCGAGCGCGCCGGCGCATGCGCCGGATACGCGGGATCCAGGCAAGACCGCGTCCGCGAAAGCGGTGCACGAAAACCGCTGA
- a CDS encoding DUF2750 domain-containing protein: MTDPHWEQELLDDQALSSPERYAAFVAAVAREGRFWVAESGDYLLTLFDEDGQELLPAWPSAATARAALAQAPKLAGYAPAMRELATWRERAAAAMSADGVGVGVFPDTGMQCAVVAPAQLLEHLDAVIADDAGGVALPGESDDDDGAPAKLDLAQAQRALAQKFAKPEK, from the coding sequence ATGACCGATCCGCACTGGGAACAGGAACTGCTCGACGACCAAGCGCTGTCCTCGCCGGAGCGCTACGCCGCCTTCGTGGCCGCGGTGGCGCGCGAGGGCCGCTTCTGGGTCGCCGAATCCGGCGACTACTTGCTGACCTTGTTCGACGAGGACGGCCAGGAATTGCTGCCGGCGTGGCCGTCGGCGGCGACCGCGCGCGCCGCGCTGGCGCAGGCGCCCAAGCTCGCGGGCTACGCGCCGGCGATGCGCGAACTCGCTACGTGGCGCGAACGCGCGGCCGCGGCGATGAGCGCGGACGGCGTCGGCGTCGGCGTGTTTCCCGACACCGGCATGCAATGCGCGGTGGTGGCGCCGGCGCAGTTGCTTGAGCACCTCGATGCAGTGATCGCCGACGATGCCGGCGGCGTGGCGTTGCCGGGCGAGTCCGACGACGACGACGGCGCGCCGGCGAAGCTCGACCTCGCCCAGGCGCAGCGCGCGCTGGCGCAGAAGTTCGCCAAGCCGGAGAAGTGA
- a CDS encoding undecaprenyl-diphosphate phosphatase, with amino-acid sequence MTDLLAALLLGIIEGITEFLPISSTGHLLIAQHWLGARSDLFNISIQAGAILAVVAIYWKRLWGLALGFTQRDNLDYLLKLGLAFGITAVLGIVVKKAGFTLPDHVTPIAWALVLGGVWMVAAEHFAAKRAAALGERSEITWTVAALVGIAQVVAGVFPGTSRSAATIFVALLAGTTSRAAATEFAFLVGIPTMFAASAYELLGVVGTPAAAQEDWSALGVAFVASAVTAFIAVKWLLRYIQSHRFTAFAIYRVAFGAALLLLMPSGA; translated from the coding sequence ATGACTGACCTCCTAGCCGCCCTCCTCCTCGGCATCATCGAAGGCATCACCGAATTCCTCCCGATCTCCAGCACCGGCCACTTGCTGATCGCCCAGCACTGGCTCGGCGCGCGCTCGGACTTGTTCAACATCTCGATCCAGGCCGGCGCGATCCTCGCGGTGGTGGCGATCTACTGGAAGCGCTTGTGGGGACTGGCGCTGGGCTTCACTCAGCGCGACAACCTGGATTACCTGCTCAAGCTCGGCCTCGCCTTCGGCATCACCGCGGTGCTCGGGATCGTGGTCAAGAAGGCCGGCTTCACCCTGCCCGACCACGTCACCCCGATCGCTTGGGCGCTGGTGCTGGGCGGCGTGTGGATGGTCGCGGCCGAACACTTCGCCGCCAAGCGCGCGGCCGCGCTCGGCGAACGCAGCGAGATCACCTGGACGGTCGCGGCCCTGGTCGGCATCGCCCAGGTCGTGGCCGGCGTGTTTCCGGGCACCTCGCGCTCGGCGGCGACGATCTTCGTCGCCTTGCTGGCCGGCACCACTTCGCGCGCGGCGGCGACCGAGTTCGCGTTCCTGGTCGGCATCCCGACCATGTTCGCCGCCAGCGCCTACGAGCTGCTCGGCGTGGTCGGCACCCCGGCCGCGGCGCAGGAGGACTGGAGCGCGCTCGGCGTGGCCTTCGTCGCCTCGGCGGTGACCGCCTTCATCGCGGTCAAATGGCTGCTGCGCTACATCCAGAGCCACCGCTTCACCGCGTTCGCGATCTACCGCGTCGCGTTCGGCGCCGCGCTGTTGCTGCTGATGCCGAGCGGCGCCTGA
- the glnA gene encoding type I glutamate--ammonia ligase, which produces MSLEHVEKLIKDHKVEFVDLRFTDMRGVQHHVTFPKSIVEPSLFEDGKMFDGSSISGWKGINESDMILLPDASTAFLDPFTADPTVVLTCDILDPATMQAYSRDPRGVAKRAEAYLKSSGVADQAFFGPEPEFFIFDSVRYANDMGHTFFHIDSEEAAWNSGREYEGGNSGYRPGVKGGYFPVAPLDSLHDIRAEMCKTLEQVGIEVEVHHHEVANAGQCEIGTKFNSLVAKADELLTMKYIIKNVAHRNGKTATFMPKPIVGDNGSGMHVHQSFAKGGVNLFSGDGYGGLSQMALWYIGGVFKHARAINAFTNSGTNSYKRLVPGFEAPVMLAYSARNRSASCRIPYVANPKARRIEMRFPDPIQSGYLTFAALMMAGLDGIKNQIDPGAPSDKDLYDLPPEEEKGIPTVCHSLDQALEALDKDRDFLKAGGVFTDDFIDSYIALKMQEVTKFRAATHPLEYQMYYAV; this is translated from the coding sequence ATGTCCCTCGAACACGTCGAAAAGCTCATCAAGGACCACAAGGTCGAATTCGTCGATCTGCGCTTCACCGACATGCGTGGCGTGCAGCATCACGTGACCTTCCCCAAGTCGATCGTCGAGCCGAGCCTGTTCGAGGACGGCAAGATGTTCGACGGTTCCTCGATCAGCGGCTGGAAGGGCATCAACGAGTCGGACATGATCCTGCTGCCCGACGCCTCGACCGCGTTCCTGGATCCGTTCACCGCCGATCCGACCGTCGTGCTGACCTGCGACATCCTCGACCCGGCCACCATGCAGGCCTACTCGCGCGACCCGCGCGGCGTGGCCAAGCGCGCCGAGGCCTACCTCAAGTCCAGCGGCGTCGCCGATCAGGCCTTCTTCGGCCCTGAACCCGAGTTCTTCATCTTCGACTCGGTGCGTTACGCCAACGACATGGGCCACACCTTCTTCCACATCGATTCGGAAGAAGCCGCGTGGAACTCGGGCCGCGAATACGAAGGCGGCAACAGCGGCTACCGTCCGGGCGTGAAGGGCGGCTACTTCCCGGTCGCGCCGCTCGACTCGCTGCACGACATCCGCGCCGAGATGTGCAAGACGCTGGAACAGGTCGGCATCGAAGTCGAAGTGCACCACCACGAAGTCGCCAACGCCGGCCAGTGCGAGATCGGCACCAAGTTCAACTCGCTGGTCGCCAAGGCCGACGAGCTGTTGACGATGAAGTACATCATCAAGAACGTCGCCCACCGCAACGGCAAGACCGCGACCTTCATGCCCAAGCCGATCGTCGGCGACAACGGCAGCGGCATGCACGTGCACCAGTCCTTCGCCAAGGGCGGCGTCAACCTGTTCTCCGGCGACGGCTATGGCGGCCTGTCGCAGATGGCGCTGTGGTACATCGGCGGCGTGTTCAAGCACGCGCGCGCCATCAACGCCTTCACCAACTCGGGCACCAACAGCTACAAGCGCCTGGTGCCGGGCTTCGAGGCGCCGGTGATGCTGGCCTACTCGGCCCGCAACCGCTCGGCGAGCTGCCGCATTCCGTACGTCGCCAACCCGAAGGCGCGCCGCATCGAAATGCGCTTTCCCGACCCGATCCAGTCGGGCTACCTGACCTTCGCCGCGCTGATGATGGCCGGCCTGGACGGCATCAAGAACCAGATCGACCCGGGCGCGCCGAGCGACAAGGATCTCTACGACCTGCCGCCGGAAGAAGAGAAGGGCATCCCGACCGTGTGCCACTCGCTCGATCAGGCCCTGGAAGCGCTGGACAAGGACCGCGACTTCCTCAAGGCCGGCGGCGTGTTCACCGACGACTTCATCGACAGCTACATCGCGCTGAAGATGCAGGAAGTGACCAAGTTCCGCGCGGCGACGCATCCGCTGGAATATCAGATGTACTACGCCGTCTAA
- a CDS encoding GNAT family N-acetyltransferase: MQIRAGQLDRPEVIALLREHLQGMAELSPPESIHALDLDRLKHPDISFWSAWDGDDLLGCGALKRLDAGHGEIKSMRTADAHRRRGVAAAMLEHLLEEAARREYRRLSLETGSMEGFEPARRLYARYGFDYCGPFADYRDDPNSVFMSKAL, from the coding sequence ATGCAGATCCGAGCCGGCCAACTCGACCGTCCCGAGGTGATCGCGTTGCTGCGCGAACACCTGCAAGGCATGGCCGAACTGTCGCCGCCGGAGAGCATCCACGCGCTCGACCTCGACCGCCTCAAGCATCCGGACATTAGCTTCTGGAGCGCGTGGGACGGCGACGACCTGCTCGGCTGCGGCGCGCTCAAGCGGCTCGACGCCGGCCACGGCGAAATCAAATCGATGCGCACCGCCGATGCGCATCGCCGCCGCGGCGTGGCCGCGGCGATGCTCGAACACCTGCTCGAAGAAGCCGCGCGGCGCGAGTACCGGCGATTGAGCCTGGAAACCGGCTCGATGGAAGGATTCGAGCCGGCGCGCAGGTTGTACGCGCGTTACGGCTTCGACTACTGCGGGCCATTCGCCGATTATCGCGACGACCCCAACAGCGTGTTCATGAGCAAGGCGTTGTAA
- a CDS encoding TorF family putative porin: MSSHTSETTTDAVATTASRVRTTPAHAPIHVQALRRAALACALACAASPAFAGTSGSVALTTDYLFRGVSQTNQKPALQAGIEYAHDSGFYVGAWGSNVSWLSDTVVVGDDISNSLELDGYVGYRGKAGELFSYDVGALTYYYPGDYPSGFNSPNTTEIYLGGTLAPSETVSIGLKYSYAVTDLFGYADSDGSGYLDASLNWTFQPGWTLNLHGGKQWIENNKAYEYTDWKLGVTKSFDNGFSVAAAYSDTDAEKSLYTNAHDNFLADSAFTLTVSKSF, encoded by the coding sequence ATGTCGTCTCACACCAGCGAAACCACCACCGATGCCGTCGCCACCACGGCGTCCCGCGTCAGGACGACGCCCGCACACGCTCCGATCCACGTCCAAGCGCTGCGCCGCGCCGCGCTCGCCTGCGCGCTCGCCTGCGCGGCGTCGCCGGCCTTCGCCGGCACGTCGGGCTCGGTCGCGCTGACCACGGACTATCTGTTCCGCGGCGTGTCCCAGACCAACCAGAAACCGGCGCTGCAGGCCGGCATCGAGTACGCGCACGACAGCGGCTTCTACGTCGGCGCCTGGGGCAGCAACGTCAGTTGGCTGTCGGATACGGTCGTCGTCGGCGACGACATCTCCAACAGCCTGGAGCTCGACGGTTACGTGGGCTATCGCGGCAAGGCCGGGGAGCTCTTCTCCTACGACGTCGGCGCGCTGACCTACTACTACCCGGGCGACTATCCCTCGGGCTTCAACAGCCCCAACACGACGGAGATCTACCTCGGCGGCACGCTCGCGCCGAGCGAGACGGTGTCGATCGGGCTCAAGTACTCCTACGCCGTCACCGATCTGTTCGGCTACGCCGATTCCGACGGCTCGGGTTATCTCGACGCCAGCCTCAACTGGACCTTCCAGCCGGGCTGGACGCTGAACCTGCACGGCGGCAAGCAGTGGATCGAGAACAACAAAGCCTACGAGTACACCGACTGGAAGCTCGGCGTGACCAAGAGCTTCGACAACGGCTTTTCGGTCGCCGCCGCCTACAGCGACACCGATGCCGAGAAATCGCTCTACACCAACGCGCACGACAACTTCTTGGCCGATAGCGCCTTCACCCTGACCGTCAGCAAGTCGTTCTGA
- a CDS encoding P-II family nitrogen regulator, with protein MKLIVAIIRPFKLDEVREALTEVGVSGITVTEVKGFGRQKGHTELYRGAEYVVDFLPKLKVECAVPDGLLDAVLEAIQNAARTGKVGDGKIIVLPVENTVRIRTGELDDDAL; from the coding sequence ATGAAACTGATCGTTGCGATCATCCGCCCGTTCAAGCTCGACGAAGTGCGCGAAGCGCTCACCGAAGTCGGCGTATCGGGAATCACCGTCACCGAAGTCAAAGGCTTCGGCCGACAAAAGGGCCACACCGAGTTGTATCGCGGCGCCGAGTACGTCGTGGATTTCCTGCCCAAGCTCAAGGTCGAATGCGCCGTCCCCGACGGCCTGCTCGACGCCGTCTTGGAGGCGATCCAGAACGCCGCGCGCACCGGCAAGGTGGGCGACGGAAAAATCATCGTCCTGCCGGTGGAGAACACGGTGCGCATCCGCACCGGCGAACTCGACGACGACGCCCTCTGA
- a CDS encoding ammonium transporter, which produces MWAALPLAALLAFAPAHAQDAAAAAEAVKPVVDKGDVAWMLTSTLLVLLMTVPGLALFYGGLVRSKNVLSVLMQVLAVFSLIVLLWVTYGYSLAFAGGNAFIGSFDKLFLKGVNKESLAATFSAGVSLPEYVFVAFQSTFAGITGALIVGAFAERIKFAAVLLFAAIWFTFAYLPIAHMVWYGPDGFLFAKGAIDFAGGTVVHINAGIAGLVGAYFVGKRVGYGREALKPHNVTFTMIGASLLWVGWFGFNAGSNLEATAGAALAFLNTLLATAAAALAWSLVEKIVKGKSSMLGGASGVVAGLVAITPACGTVGPFGAIAIGAIAGAACVWGVHGLKRLLRADDALDVFGVHGLGGIIGALLTGVFSAPALGGFGLGAGNDSIAAQVGVQALSVGITVVWSGVVSVVAFVIVKAVVGLRVAEEAEREGLDITTHGESAYES; this is translated from the coding sequence ATGTGGGCCGCGCTGCCGCTGGCGGCGCTGCTGGCCTTCGCTCCGGCCCACGCGCAAGACGCGGCGGCGGCCGCCGAGGCGGTAAAACCGGTGGTCGACAAGGGCGATGTGGCCTGGATGCTGACCTCGACCTTGCTGGTGTTGTTGATGACCGTGCCCGGCCTCGCGCTGTTCTACGGCGGGCTGGTGCGCTCGAAGAACGTGCTGTCGGTGCTGATGCAAGTGCTGGCGGTGTTCTCGCTGATCGTGCTGCTGTGGGTGACCTACGGCTATTCGCTGGCCTTCGCCGGCGGCAACGCCTTCATCGGCAGCTTCGACAAGCTGTTCCTCAAGGGCGTGAACAAGGAATCGCTGGCGGCCACCTTCAGCGCCGGCGTGTCCCTGCCCGAGTACGTGTTCGTGGCGTTCCAGTCGACCTTCGCCGGCATCACCGGCGCGCTGATCGTCGGCGCCTTCGCCGAACGCATCAAGTTCGCCGCGGTGCTGCTGTTCGCGGCGATCTGGTTCACCTTCGCGTACCTGCCGATCGCGCACATGGTCTGGTACGGGCCGGACGGTTTCTTGTTCGCCAAGGGCGCGATCGACTTCGCCGGCGGCACGGTGGTGCACATCAACGCCGGCATCGCCGGTCTGGTCGGCGCCTACTTCGTCGGCAAGCGCGTGGGCTACGGACGCGAAGCGCTGAAGCCGCACAACGTCACCTTCACCATGATCGGCGCGTCGCTGCTGTGGGTGGGCTGGTTCGGCTTCAACGCCGGTTCCAACCTGGAAGCCACGGCGGGCGCGGCGCTGGCCTTCCTCAACACCTTGCTCGCCACCGCGGCGGCGGCGTTGGCGTGGAGCCTGGTGGAGAAGATCGTCAAGGGCAAATCGTCGATGCTCGGCGGCGCTTCGGGCGTAGTCGCGGGTTTGGTCGCGATCACCCCGGCCTGCGGCACGGTCGGCCCGTTCGGCGCCATCGCCATCGGCGCGATCGCCGGCGCGGCCTGCGTGTGGGGCGTGCACGGGCTCAAGCGCCTGCTGCGCGCGGACGACGCGCTCGACGTGTTCGGCGTGCACGGCCTCGGCGGCATCATCGGCGCGCTGTTGACCGGCGTGTTCAGCGCGCCCGCGCTCGGCGGTTTCGGCCTCGGCGCGGGCAACGACAGCATCGCCGCGCAGGTCGGCGTGCAGGCGCTGAGCGTGGGCATCACCGTGGTCTGGTCGGGTGTGGTGTCGGTGGTCGCCTTCGTCATCGTCAAGGCCGTGGTCGGCCTGCGCGTGGCCGAGGAAGCCGAACGCGAAGGCCTGGACATCACCACGCACGGCGAATCGGCGTACGAAAGCTGA